The window ttaaatatttttatgtctttattatcaatatattaggtaattaatgttaatatattgttttaaaatatattttgtgtataaaataataatatttcctagCTCCCCAgcaccaaaaaaatattaataataaaatacatacagtatttccTTCCAATATTGCAAATTTCTTGTATAGGGTATTCGGTattgccaaataaataaaacatataaaacatgctCATGGTGGAAATGTAAAGATTGTTCTGGTCCATAAGGGTGTAAAAGGTACAAGAGCTGAAATGGATAACTCCGTCTACTCTctctctttataaatatatattaaaaatgaataataaaatacttaccaGATGTTACTAAAGTTAAAAACAGTCCCAGAATCTGAAAAAGAAATGCCATGATGATAGTTTGCTGTCTGAAGTGCGTGTTCGGAAGATCTCGATTCTTGCTCAGATAGACcccatatttatactttttttttggcctgaaGAAAAGTTAAAGATGTAGAaccagttttttcatttttttaagctacaaaagatgaacattttaaaagggggtgtaagaagttttttttttccttacaaggTGTGTTACTTGAACTATGTTGGTTCTGACACGGTGCTATAATTAGTCACTTCTTTTGTATATCAACCTTTCTGGAGGCTTCAGTAATATTCTTTTGTACATGTTCTCATGAAGTCTTAGTCATGAATCTATAGTCATCCATTGTATTATGACACATCCGGGAATAATTAGAACCCATCAGGTGTTTAATTCAACCTTATTGAGGAAACTTTCTTTTTTCCCacttattggacctgatttattaaagctatccaagacagaagatagactattatgagtgaacctgggtgagccagaaaatctggaatggatgtggtccaggagtgaaacatttgccaactgataagTAAGGGATTTTTgttattagttgggaaatgttttcaatcctgaaacagatctattctatgtttgctggaacACCTAGGTCATCCTAATAGTGCCAGCAACCAGTAAAACTCCCCATATGTCACCAAGCATCtagatataatacattatttatagtCACCCATCgcttcagaaacaaaaaaagaagaaaatcaaaCAAGATGCACAGAAAACATTCAGTGGATAGATACCTGGACTTCCTTCAGAAGTAATGGGATGGAACATCAGGGCGGAGAATTTGGGATTACCGCCCAAGGTTGATACAACTTTCTCCACTGTTTTCACCATCTTGAGAATGTACAatacattacacagcactttgtAATGTTTACActtgcaacatatatatatatcccccctGAACTTTTTTCAATGTTGTGGACTGATTGACTCATTTcagttctctcttttttttttttttaatagtctgctTTCTGTACCCTCTAATAGCAAACTGAAAACAGACTTTTAAACAACTTTGTACTTTTATGAGAAATAAAACggttttttgttatttgtagcTGTCACTATTAGACTCTGACTTTGTAAGATCTCATGTCTCTACGTTCTTTATAAGCTGAAGAACTACAAGTTAGATATTATTTCAGTACGTGATAATAGCCGTGTGAATATTGTGTAGCTTAATATGTCATCTAAAAATGTTGCTACACAGGAACTCTAATCCTCAGTGTCAGTATGTGATGGGGATTATTTGGACAATTGCTTGGTTATTTGCTTCACGCATGGCTAGATcagaataacaaaaagaaaatgagaaaaactGCAAATCTTGTGCATAAAAAATCTCCTTAGACTATGATGGCGACTTTATATTGTGAGCTCTTCACAGGAACATTTATGGCATAACTTGGATTTGTATAGAACTGTGTAATACGCTGGCACTATTTAATCacttaatgttattattaataatcattgcTCAATGGTTAACCTTAATAAATGAGGAAAGAAAGATGAAGATGTTTCCTGGTGACAGCGGAATCAGTGATAAATCAGCCCAGCTTGAATTCTAATTGGTTTTCTCAGGAATTTTTCTTAAAATGACTCCTGTGATAACTTTATGTTGCCtgttcaatacaaagtaatatgcATGCGGCTTACCCCCTCATAGCCtattaataatgattatattATCTTAATATGTCTTATATGTATTATGCAAACTATCCAAATTTGGGCAATTTTTAACTACAAAGCTTGTCTAAACTTCCATGGAACTGGAGTTATACCCATATTGGGCATTTATATGTTGCAAAACCTAAAAGTGCCAAAGGTTTGGGGTTTCTGGATATAGACTTTTACTCCCAATCTGTAAGTTTAGCATAATTTTCAGATTGGGCTTGCCAGGTGGAGGGGAGTATTGTTAGTTGTTGGAGACATCTCTTAGTATTACCCTCTAGCATATTTACCATGGACACCATCTAAACATGTTTCTGGGCATTTGAGCACACATTCTGTCCTACCCTAAGAATATTCCATAGGGTGATGCATTAAAGGAGAGTATCCTCATCTTCAGGCCTTCTTACCCTTCTGGTGGGCATACAAATACTTACAATCTCGATTGAACAGAACCTTTCTCCCACAGTGGGCACTGGGATCACCTCCTCAAATTGCTGGCTTTTAGAATGATGCTAAAATAAAGGATGAAGGTGATCTGAGACTTGGTGGATGGGGTGGTGTGGTTGTCGTATTTACAGATGAGACAATATATTACTAGAAGTAATCAGTCTGGTGCTCTCTCCAACACACCCTGTACCTTTGAACAGCTCTGTATTAGAGGGGAACTGATTAGACATTATTTAATCTATGTAGGCTTACTTGAACAAGTTAAGAACTAGAGATCCTGACCATTTTCACAGGGCCTGGGAGAcagctttacaaataatataaatgtaaattccACTAGGGTGATAATTAGGAGTTAtcaagatttgtaaattcgatctctcagtgaatcgggcctttccTACCTTGTGAATTCggccgctcccctgattgctcttgcagccctaccagaactgtagtatgtgttcttggatagttacatagtaggttaggttgaaaaaagacatacatctatcaagtttaaccactagagaaataaacatatcccagatataaaaccctaaaaaacatagttggtccagaggaaggcaaaaaaccccgggtacaatttgcttcaacaggggaaaaaaatccttcctgattccatgagtcaatcggatgttccctggatcaacagtcggtgttatttttagtttaaagccttaatactcagtaatattctgtgcttctagaaatcatccagttttttcttctatattatttgctgaaactacttcccaagGGAGCTgagtccacattttcacagaccttacagtgaagaatcccttccttatctggagcttaaacgtcttttcctccagatgcaaagagcgcccccttgtgctttgtaatgatctcaaagtgaatattggggaagagagttctctatatggaccatttatatatttatacagggtgatcatatcccccccttatacgtctcttctcaagggggaatagattcagttcagctaatctctcctcatagctgagctcctccattccttttattagtttagttgcccttctctgcactctctccaattccacaatgtcctttttgtgaactggtgcccaaaactggactgcatattgcagatgtggtctgaccaatgctttgtacaggattatgtctccatctctgcagtctattcttcttttaatacaagaaagtactttactagctttagattttgcagcttggcattgcatgctgttattgatctaccagaacccccagatccgtctccattcaTGGCAAAAGATCAGAATCATTCCCctgctttgtgatagaaacaCTGTCTTggtatttcatagacagaccttgtatacATAGTTCattggaaggcaaaaaaacctttataaacatTGTTTAAGGTACCCTTTACCTCCCCTTTCTGGCCTGAAGGTATCTATAACTATTATTGATCTAGATTtctataatcattttattattgttccgATATGTTTCATGCTCTTTATTGCATGTATGACACTTGTCTGTatgacaatatataatataatgctaAAGAATGTCCCAGTTAAATCATGTTTATAAAATGGAGTCTATTGTATTGTCAAATTACAATAAAGATTAAGGTGTACAAAATCatgacccttaaaataactttcatgtcttcggggtacccctcctataattactatatccacaactcacataCATTAGTGGgctagtcaatgggaagaatgtctcttacattgctggaaattgggaagaatgtcactcttacagatagccaaaaaaatcattgtgcCATTTAAACTGCAAATTGCAATATACACCCAAATACAATTCCAGATATGCCAATaccaattttatttcattatctCCCAGTAATTATAAATAGATTGTTGAGAAGCCAAACAAAAGGAGCAAGCAGGTAGTAGGCACAGCATTTCTGACAGTGACTGTGGCAATATAATTAGGAACACCATTGGTACAAGTGATGGTATTTTCTTTCTGGACAACACCAGTATCAGATGTTGTATTCATTTTGTTGCAGTATCCTATAGAGGCACAACCACGCTTGGAAGAGTAAACTGTCTGTGATCCTGGAAGAAACAGAAAATTGtgattatatttttagaaatggcATGGCTACTGTTAATGTCTTGAACTTCTTCCCCGTAATTaccaaagccattatttttttattattggcgATATCTTGGTTACACACATTATACCCTCTATAGTCTAGCCTACCTTTTAAAACACCACTTCTTTTGGGAATATAGGGCTTTCATTCATCTCTAATGAGGGACAATGGGAGTAAAGATgtgtacatacagttaggtccataaatatttggacagagacaacttttttctaatttcagtTCTGTATATTactacaaataattataaatgaaacaactcagatgcagttgaactgcagactttcagctttaaaaaagatgaaaaaagctttcagcataaaaatgtgaggaactaaaacctttttttacacaaacacttcatttcaggggttcaaaagtaattggacaaattaaaaagctgaaaataaaatgtttatttctattgcttggttgaaaaccctttgctggcaatgacagcctgtagtcttgaactcatggacatcaccagatgccaggtttcctcctttgtaatgcttTGTCAGGACTTTACATCACcaactttcagttgctgtgtgtttgtgggcctttctgtctgaagtttagtcttcaacaagtgaaacgcatgctcaattgggttcagatcaggtgacggacttggccattcaagaatattccacttctttgctttaataaactcctgggttgcattggctgtatgttttgtgccattgtccatctgtattatgaaataattaattcggctgcttctgtcctgtgtcacatcatggataaacactagtgtcccagtgccatggcatccatgcacgcccaagccgtcacactgcctccgccatgttttacagatgatgtgctatgctttgcatcatgagctgttccacccCTTCTCCatgcttttttcttgccatcattctggtaaaggttgatcttggttttatctgcCCAAAGAATATATTTCctgaactgtgctggcttttttagatgtttttgagcaaagtccaatcaatctaggctttctattcttgaggcttatgagtggcttgcaccttgcagtgcaccctctgtatttactttcatgcagtcttctctttatggtagacttggatatcgatacgcctacttcctggagagtgttggtcacttggttggctgtgaaggggtttctcttcaccatggaaatgattctgccatcatccaccactgttgtcttccatggacgtccaggtcttttggcgttgctgagttcaccagtgctttgtttctttctcatgatgtaccaaactgtagattttgccactcctaatattgcagcaatttctgggacgggttttttctgtttttgcagcttaaggatggcttgtttcacctgcatggagagctcctttcaccgcatgttgtctgatTTCTAGTTGTCAAAATCTTCCagatacaagcaccccccccccccctcaaatcaactccaggccttttatctgcttaaattataatgacataatgaaggaattgcccacaccagcccatgataaagcctttgagtcaattgtccaatttcttttgaacccctgaaataaagtgattgtgtaaaaagaagctttagttccccacatttttatgcaatctttttgttcaacccactgaattaaatctaAAAGTtggcagttcaactacatctgcgttgttttatttaaaatgaattgtgataatgtacagaaccaaaattagaaaaaagttgtctctgtccaaatatttatagacctaactgtatgatTTTACTTAATACGTCTGGtgcaaatgtataataatttatgtataaatTTCTCAAATAAGTAAGTGTCCTATAAATTtgtattaatatgttatttaatctACTATTGTaagtctctaccctcccctgaTTAAGCCATAGCGATGAAACGCTGGTGACAGTTTTACATCTCTCTTTGCTCTATTTAACAACAATCATGTACAATGATCTGTGTACCCCGATATGCCTATTAGTTGAGCTTTGTATAGATATTAGTCTTCATATCATAACTATCATAATATCCTAAATAAAAGTTACTTTGGAGGTGCCAAAAAaactttctctttctcttcttgtcttttctccttttaattattttattgcaattaaaTGTGCAATCATATAATAAAGGAAAGTCAATGACCCCATGGAAATCTGCAGCTATTTGCACCTTTTGTTTGTATGTTGCtgtaaaattactgtaaaaataacacaatgcaacaacaaaaaaaagataaaaacaaaggtAGAGGACATAGAAATGAGCTGTTGAAAGACTTATTTTATCAAAGTGTGTTACTGCAATAAAATCTCAAATCACTTTATCACTATATCTCTCAGGAGCCAATTAAAGATCAACataaccaaaacatatttttttactaccTGGAAGTTTTGGGAATATGGTCTCAAATTCACCACACCCAGGATGAATCAGAACTCCAGGCACATACACAATGTCaccaaatatatttcatttcCGAGTTTCTCCAAGGAATGGCATTAGCATACCTGTAGACTCTTTGCTAGATTCCATAAAACACTTGCTCTCCTCCCCAGTACACTTCACCAAGCCACCAGTACAGGATGATTTGTCCCATGAAATACACTGCTGACACCACACTCCATTAGGTTGGGAACTGCTGTCCGGCACTAATAGAAGGAAATAAAGATCAGTTATCTCATAATTGGCTGTGTGAATGTTACTTTTAGTGTGAATGTAACATGGTTATAGATGGACAGAAGAATTGGCCTTGGCAAATGAATGCAATGCACCTGATTTATAGAAAGCTACCCAAGCCTGGAGGAGACtttcataagagaacctgggtgatccagaaaaaaatgaattgatgttttaaatatcatttgcaatttgttggcaaatattttcaataagcCTATTGTCAATTTTCAAGATGTGTAATTGCTGATCATACTGTGTAATCATTTTCACAAGAATTCTTCTTTACACACTTTCACATTCAAGTACAAATTGACTTACATTTAGGAGCTGTCGGAGTGCAGCTGTCTGTGTTACAACATGTTGTGGCGATCTTATTTTTACCAATTTCATCCGTGAAAGTTCCAGTGACGTTACATTCAGCTTGTGGTGCACAAAATCTTTGAAAAACCTGATATATACTAGAACCTGAGAAACATATATGGAAATAcgttattttatttgtatatgatatttctgtatatacaaaatatgcaaacagtgtaaagggggggggggggggggggttatatagGGGTAAGAGGATAGCAATGGTTATAAATCAATTTCTGGTTGtagatttctttttatgtaaagcagaAAGATAATCCCAGGTACACATATAATAGGGACTAAGACAGCAATGGCGGTGTATTGGACTCCAGATATTGGTCCATATGATCTAGCTAAATGGTTACAAATCTTCATAGATCTGTACTGACCTGATGCCACCATGTCTCCATGGGCTCGAattattaaacacaaaatcagatattccctaaaacattcGCTTCTTCCAGATtcacatgtttcaatggcagaaactgaatcccaccagggaatgtttgagggaatgtcagattccctgttttgcaAATGTGCATCCATCATTAAAAATGCAAGACCATTCTACTAAAGAGTTGGGAGATCACCATTATGGGCGAGAGATAATCACAGACTAGTTTATACATTGATACAcctatttatacttatatatatttatgacttGCAAAAAAAGTGCCTATCAGCTGGAAAATTAAACGCTTTTCATCAGGATCGCCATTTTTCAAAGACCATTACTTGTGCTCATGGCACtcaccatatttataaagtagagaTCAGTCTGAAAGCCATTTATATGACAACCTGTGACTCTTCACAAGGGCCCATTGCAACCCCAAGTATGTAAGTTTATGACCACTGCTCCTTGATCATTCATtgaagctcaccaagactggagaagatagactattatgggagaacctgggtgttacaacaaacctgaaattaatttcttaaatcatttgctattgcttggacaagatccattccaggttcacccaAGATCTTGGAAAGGTTTGatgaatcagacccaatgcatGAAATGATACAATTAATTCACCCGGAAAGATTAGTCAGTGTAATGTTCTACAAAAAACTTACTAATGACCTTAATACACTAATCCATGATTTTTTGGTAAAAACAATTGAAGCTATTATAATATGTTCTACAATACTGCAAATGGGATGTTTATTTGAAACATAATTAATCAGCTTACCTATAAAAGAAATTGTCAGCCGAGATGCACACACATAACCAGGTTGGCAGACTTCATTAAATCCTGTGCAGGTTACTGAGTCCAATAAATAGCAACGCTTACATGTCAAAGACTGACCTGAAAGAACAGAGGAGCCAACATTATATGGTGACCATTGCacttttgattattattattattattattattaataaataggatttatataacgccaacatattatgcagcgctgtacattacatagggattgcaaatgacagactaatacagacagtgacacaggaggagaggaccctgccccgaagagcttacaatctagtaggtgggtgaatttacacacaataggatagatatgtagtggtgggaagtagtgatggtttcaaatgacagaaaaagccgggtaggcaagtttgaaaaaatgggttttgagcgctcttttaaatgagcagaaagttggagcaagccgaataggacgaggaagaccattccagagagtcggggcagctctagagaagtcttgtatccNNNNNNNNNNNNNNNNNNNNNNNNNNNNNNNNNNNNNNNNNNNNNNNNNNNNNNNNNNNNNNNNNNNNNNNNNNNNNNNNNNNNNNNNNNNNNNNNNNNNNNNNNNNNNNNNNNNNNNNNNNNNNNNNNNNNNNNNNNNNNNNNNNNNNNNNNNNNNNNNNNNNNNNNNNNNNNNNNNNNNNNNNNNNNNNNNNNNNNNNNNNNNNNNNNNNNNNNNNNNNNNNNNNNNNNNNNNNNNNNNNNNNNNNNNNNNNNNNNNNNNNNNNNNNNNNNNNNNNNNNNNNNNNNNNNNNNNNNNNNNNNNNNNNNNNNNNNNNNNNNNNNNNNNNNNNNNNNNNNNNNNNNNNNNNNNNNNNNNNNNNNNNNNNNNNNNNNNNNNNNNNNNNNNNNNNNNNNNNNNNNNNNNNNNNNNNNNNNNNNNNNNNNNNNNNNNNNNNNNNNNNNNNNNNNNNNNNNNNNNNNNNNNNNNNNNNNNNNNNNNNNNNNNNNNNNNNNNNNNNNNNNNNNNNNNNNNNNNNNNNNNNNNNNNNNNNNNNNNNNNNNNNNNNNNNNNNNNNNNNNNNNNNNNNNNNNNNNNNNNNNNNNNNNNNNNNNNNNNNNNNNNNNNNNNNNNNNNNNNNNNNNNNNNNNNNNNNNNNNNNNNNNNNNNNNNNNNNNNNNNNNNNNNNNNNNNNNNNNNNNNNNNNNNNNNNNNNNNNNNNNNNNNNNNNNNNNNNNNNNNNNNNNNNNNNNNNNNNNNNNNNNNNNNNNNNNNNNNNNNNNNNNNNNNNNNNNNNNNNNNNNNNNNNNNNNNNNNNNNNNNNNNNNNNNNNNNNNNNNNNNNNNNNNNNNNNNNNNNNNNNNNNNNNNNNNNNNgtgggtgaggaggagttaccattgaaagaaacttgaaaggagcggtcagacagataggaagcaaaccaagagagagcagtgtcactgataccatttCCTGACCTTTCCTGATCCTGATTTCCTGACCTTTctaacataagggaacccttcaaataactttcaggtgttcatgGTTCCCTTTCTAaattttctatatccacagatcacagtatattagttgggtggtcagtgggaagaattcctccaaCATTGCTGTCcatcgggaagaatgtcactcttacagatagccaaaaagatcattggtgtcacctaaactcccctgagaggtacaaactgctcaaagaaccccccCGCAGTCTCCAAACACTGGttttagtccagtgtttctcaaccagagcaGTTTTGTATAAATACAAGGGACCTAGGTATATTTTTGCAATCTTGATGCCCTAGGGTATTTCTTTCACATATTAaaaacaggattaaaaaaacTGAGGATTAAAGTATCCACATTGCTTTGAGATACAAAGATAAATGaagatttgtttaaattttttttgtgaatgtgaaTTCAAGTGCAGGATAtcataaaaaaagttgtctgcaTATGTCCAGTATAACAGGGCTTTGGGAATAAAAAACAGTTGATATATTTTGGGCAAACCCAACATATCAGTGCTTACACTTACCTGTTGCTGCAAGGGTCgagaagataaaaaatatttctaagcGAAACATCTTTAGAACGATGCCTTGTGATTGATGTGGCTGCTATAGGAAAATGCGCCTTTTGTGGAATGACCTTTAACAATAGGACATCTGAACATGAGACAGCAGGCTGAAATAAATTCtaactgtaaaaatgaaaaaaaaaaaattagtggctCAGCTGAGCATTTAACTGATTTATTATCATATATGAATAATGAGaggaaaatagaaataaactCACATTAGATGCAGGGTTTGTCTTCTGGAGCTCTGTTCTCTTCAGGCTTTGTGATCAGTCTGGGCTCCTTGCAATAAATGATACCTATTTATATAGCACACCTGCATACAGGTGAACACCCACACATGAATCTGGTGGGCCAGGGATACTCTTTTACTTGGGCAGGATACAAGATCACCAATCTGGCTTTACACAAACCAAACTGAAAAGTCACACAATACACACATCTCTTGGAGATAATACATTTGCCTGGTTGGTATATACACCCCAAATAGCATTTTCCCTAAC of the Pyxicephalus adspersus chromosome 11, UCB_Pads_2.0, whole genome shotgun sequence genome contains:
- the LOC140340964 gene encoding uncharacterized protein, which gives rise to MFRLEIFFIFSTLAATGQSLTCKRCYLLDSVTCTGFNEVCQPGYVCASRLTISFIGSSIYQVFQRFCAPQAECNVTGTFTDEIGKNKIATTCCNTDSCTPTAPKLPDSSSQPNGVWCQQCISWDKSSCTGGLVKCTGEESKCFMESSKESTGSQTVYSSKRGCASIGYCNKMNTTSDTGVVQKENTITCTNGVPNYIATVTVRNAVPTTCLLLLFGFSTIYL